A single region of the Zootoca vivipara chromosome 2, rZooViv1.1, whole genome shotgun sequence genome encodes:
- the NISCH gene encoding nischarin isoform X4, whose product MEVVGAGEEGEEPPKGVRILGSELVETYTVYIIQVSIGNHQWVVKHRYSDFHELHEKLVSEKRIDKNLLPPKKIIGKNSKSLVEKRQKELEVYLQTLLLTFPLAAPKVLSQFLHFHLYEINGITAALAEELFHKGEQLLMAGEVFNIRPLQLYAITQQLRRGKPTCANGDAKTDLGHILDFTCRLKYLKITGTSGPLGTSNIQEHLLPFDLSIFKSLHQIQINHCGAKVIKGLTSSKHTLATLSVQFSATSMMEILVPEAYEFDQWEPEGAPSSCPVTAVIPTWRTLTTLDMSHNSIARIDESVKLMPKIEFLDLSHNDVPLVENLQHLYNLIHLDLSYNKLATLEGIHTKIGNIKTLNLAGNHLERLNGLNKLYSLVNLDLGNNKVDQIDEIKNIGGLPCLEKIVLSNNPLSIIPDYRTKVLAQFGDRASEVCLDYTVTTEKELDTVEVLKAIQKAKDAKCRMNNSDKKIPEDSKLSAASSKSNCSSLSVHPPSPSLPRPVSSSQGKWDLATSVEAQRQMIKYFCIHGWRQYCF is encoded by the exons ATGGAGGTGGTCGGGGCCGGGGAGGAGGGCGAGGAGCCCCCGAAAGGGGTCCGGATCCTTGGCTCGGAGCTGGTGGAGACCTACACG GTGTACATCATTCAAGTGAGCATTGGGAACCATCAGTGGGTAGTCAAACATCGATACAGTGACTTCCATGAACTTCATGAAAAG CTTGTTTCAGAAAAGAGAATAGATAAGAACCTGTTACCTCCTAAGAAGATTATTGGCAAGAATTCCAAAAGTTTGGTAGAAAAGAGACAAAAAGAGTTGGAAGTCTATCTACAAACTCTCCTTCTTACATTTCCCTTGGCTGCACCCAAAGTATTGTCCCAGTTCTTACATTTTCATTTATAC GAAATCAATGGAATCACAGCTGCATTGGCTGAAGAACTCTTTCACAaag GAGAGCAGTTACTTATGGCTGGCGAGGTCTTTAATATCAGACCCTTGCAGTTGTATGCTATTACTCAACAACTTCGTCGGGGAAAgccaacatgtgcaaatggagaTGCCAAAACTGATCTCGGTCACATTCTGGATTTCACATGTAGACtcaaatatttaaag ATAACAGGCACAAGTGGACCTTTGGGAACCAGTAACATTCAGGAACATCTTTTGCCTTTTGATCTATCAATATTTAAATCTCTTCATCAGATACAG ATAAATCACTGTGGCGCCAAGGTTATTAAAGGGCTGACCTCCTCAAAGCACACTTTGGCTACACTGAGTGTTCAGTTCTCAGCAACATCAATGATG GAGATCCTAGTTCCTGAGGCCTATGAATTTGACCAGTGGGAGCCAGAGGGTGCACCTTCCAGTTGTCCCGTGACCGCAGTTATTCCAACATGGAGAACTTTAACAACCTTAGATATGAGTCACAACAGCATAGCTCGAATTGATGAATCTGTG AAACTTATGCCGAAGATAGAATTTCTTGATTTAAGCCACAACGATGTACCACTAGTGGAAAACTTACAG CATCTCTACAACCTCATTCATCTGGATCTATCCTACAATAAACTTGCAACGTTAGAAGGTATTCATACCAAAATTGGGAATATCAAAACACTGAACTTAGCAGGGAATCATCTGGAAAGACTTAATGGCCTCAACAAACTATATTCTTTAGTCAACCTGGATCTTGGCAACAACAAAGTGGACCAG ATTGATGAAATAAAGAATATAGGAGGTCTTCCATGCTTGGAAAAGATTGTCTTATCCAACAATCCTTTGAGTATTATTCCCGATTACAGGACCAAAGTGCTAGCTCAGTTTGGGGACAGAGCCTCGGAG GTCTGTTTGGATTATACTGTGACCACTGAAAAAGAACTTGACACTGTGGAAGTGTTGAAGGCTATTCAAAAAGCAAAAGATGCAAAATGCAGAATGAACAACTCTGATAAAAAG ATCCCTGAAGATTCCAAGCTTTCTGCTGCCAGTTCAAAATCAAACTGTTCTTCTCTTTCTGTacatcctccctccccttctctgccTCGTCCTGTCAGCTCCAGTCAAG GGAAATGGGATTTGGCAACATCAGTGGAAGCACAAAGGCAAATGATCAAATACTTCTGTATCCATGGATGGAggcagtattgcttctga
- the NISCH gene encoding nischarin isoform X5 has translation MEVVGAGEEGEEPPKGVRILGSELVETYTVYIIQVSIGNHQWVVKHRYSDFHELHEKLVSEKRIDKNLLPPKKIIGKNSKSLVEKRQKELEVYLQTLLLTFPLAAPKVLSQFLHFHLYEINGITAALAEELFHKGEQLLMAGEVFNIRPLQLYAITQQLRRGKPTCANGDAKTDLGHILDFTCRLKYLKITGTSGPLGTSNIQEHLLPFDLSIFKSLHQIQINHCGAKVIKGLTSSKHTLATLSVQFSATSMMEILVPEAYEFDQWEPEGAPSSCPVTAVIPTWRTLTTLDMSHNSIARIDESVKLMPKIEFLDLSHNDVPLVENLQHLYNLIHLDLSYNKLATLEGIHTKIGNIKTLNLAGNHLERLNGLNKLYSLVNLDLGNNKVDQIDEIKNIGGLPCLEKIVLSNNPLSIIPDYRTKVLAQFGDRASEVCLDYTVTTEKELDTVEVLKAIQKAKDAKCRMNNSDKKIPEDSKLSAASSKSNCSSLSVHPPSPSLPRPVSSSQGNHK, from the exons ATGGAGGTGGTCGGGGCCGGGGAGGAGGGCGAGGAGCCCCCGAAAGGGGTCCGGATCCTTGGCTCGGAGCTGGTGGAGACCTACACG GTGTACATCATTCAAGTGAGCATTGGGAACCATCAGTGGGTAGTCAAACATCGATACAGTGACTTCCATGAACTTCATGAAAAG CTTGTTTCAGAAAAGAGAATAGATAAGAACCTGTTACCTCCTAAGAAGATTATTGGCAAGAATTCCAAAAGTTTGGTAGAAAAGAGACAAAAAGAGTTGGAAGTCTATCTACAAACTCTCCTTCTTACATTTCCCTTGGCTGCACCCAAAGTATTGTCCCAGTTCTTACATTTTCATTTATAC GAAATCAATGGAATCACAGCTGCATTGGCTGAAGAACTCTTTCACAaag GAGAGCAGTTACTTATGGCTGGCGAGGTCTTTAATATCAGACCCTTGCAGTTGTATGCTATTACTCAACAACTTCGTCGGGGAAAgccaacatgtgcaaatggagaTGCCAAAACTGATCTCGGTCACATTCTGGATTTCACATGTAGACtcaaatatttaaag ATAACAGGCACAAGTGGACCTTTGGGAACCAGTAACATTCAGGAACATCTTTTGCCTTTTGATCTATCAATATTTAAATCTCTTCATCAGATACAG ATAAATCACTGTGGCGCCAAGGTTATTAAAGGGCTGACCTCCTCAAAGCACACTTTGGCTACACTGAGTGTTCAGTTCTCAGCAACATCAATGATG GAGATCCTAGTTCCTGAGGCCTATGAATTTGACCAGTGGGAGCCAGAGGGTGCACCTTCCAGTTGTCCCGTGACCGCAGTTATTCCAACATGGAGAACTTTAACAACCTTAGATATGAGTCACAACAGCATAGCTCGAATTGATGAATCTGTG AAACTTATGCCGAAGATAGAATTTCTTGATTTAAGCCACAACGATGTACCACTAGTGGAAAACTTACAG CATCTCTACAACCTCATTCATCTGGATCTATCCTACAATAAACTTGCAACGTTAGAAGGTATTCATACCAAAATTGGGAATATCAAAACACTGAACTTAGCAGGGAATCATCTGGAAAGACTTAATGGCCTCAACAAACTATATTCTTTAGTCAACCTGGATCTTGGCAACAACAAAGTGGACCAG ATTGATGAAATAAAGAATATAGGAGGTCTTCCATGCTTGGAAAAGATTGTCTTATCCAACAATCCTTTGAGTATTATTCCCGATTACAGGACCAAAGTGCTAGCTCAGTTTGGGGACAGAGCCTCGGAG GTCTGTTTGGATTATACTGTGACCACTGAAAAAGAACTTGACACTGTGGAAGTGTTGAAGGCTATTCAAAAAGCAAAAGATGCAAAATGCAGAATGAACAACTCTGATAAAAAG ATCCCTGAAGATTCCAAGCTTTCTGCTGCCAGTTCAAAATCAAACTGTTCTTCTCTTTCTGTacatcctccctccccttctctgccTCGTCCTGTCAGCTCCAGTCAAGGTAATCAT